The genomic window GCCCTTGGTGCGACGAAATGGCAGGTTGTGAGGGAGCAGATTTTTCCGTTAGCGTTACCGGGTATTTTGACGGGTACGATTTTGGCGCTTTCGCGGGCGATCGGTGAGACGGCTCCTCTGATTACGATTGGTGCATTGACCTTTATTGCGTTTTTGCCACCCCTTGGTCTTGAGGGTTTGCAGACACCATTTACGGCTATGCCTATTCAGATTTTTAACTGGGTTTCTCGTCCCCAGGCGGAGTTTCACACGGCGGCGGCGGCTGGCATTATTATTTTGATGTGTATGTTGTTAATGATGAATGGCACAGCGATTTATCTCCGCAATCGTTTCCAAAAATAATCTTAGAGTTCGACTAACGTTTAATTTAATGATTGAGTTTTTCCTCCAATATTTTGGGGGATTTTTTGTAGATTGATATTTTTGATGATGGCTAAGATTTTTACTGGCTAAGGTGCGATCGCCCCCACTGGATAGCTTCATCTGGGGTGTGGATTTTTCCTTCAATGTGGGCGACTTGGATTTCAATGAGTAGTGCGCCGATTTGAGGACTGGGCTTAAGGTTTAGCTGCTCAATTAAATCCTTACCTGTAACCAAAGGTTGAGGATGAGCAACTTGGTCAGTTGGATCAAAATATCGCTGTAATAAAGGCTCAAGCTGTGAAAATGCCAAACCGTTAGCTTGGGCAACAATTGCAGTTATCGGGAAACAATCTTTGATGCTGACAAAAAAGAGGTATTGCTCCCGCAGCGTCATAGGCTGGTCGGCGATCGCCAATAATTTTGGCAACATGTCAACAATCAAGGTAATGCTGCGTAATTCTTGGCGAGAATATTTGAGATTGAGAATAGACTGTTGTGCATCAGTCGAAGTGCGACCAACAAGACAAGCAAGTTTTGCTAAATAAAGCCAGCGGGGATTTTCCTGAAATGCCGGAAATTGCGAGACTAATTGTTGCCAAACAGGTTGAATCTGTTGCAGATGCTTAATGCCTTGTTGAGAAAGATTTGTTAGCCAATAACTTAAAATACCGTCCTCATAGGCAGCCGCCAGCCAGCGATCGCCTGCTGCATGTTCCAGCAAATAATTTAATTCGTGTTGCACCCGTTCAGCCGCGACTTTTTCGATCAGTGGCGCAAATTCCCGCAGTTTGGCGCGAGTTGTCCCGTCAATGGAAAAGCCCAGCTGTGCCGC from [Limnothrix rosea] IAM M-220 includes these protein-coding regions:
- a CDS encoding CCA tRNA nucleotidyltransferase — encoded protein: MALASPQQRLADFLRSLPFSVAELPSETCLVGGAVRDALLQRQSQYIDFDFVLPERAVETAREISQRYKAGFVVLDPERHIARVVFPQGTLDFAQQEGKTLETDLYRRDYRANAIAYHIRSNHLIDPLEGLLDLDNRVLRMVAAENLADDPLRLLRAYRQAAQLGFSIDGTTRAKLREFAPLIEKVAAERVQHELNYLLEHAAGDRWLAAAYEDGILSYWLTNLSQQGIKHLQQIQPVWQQLVSQFPAFQENPRWLYLAKLACLVGRTSTDAQQSILNLKYSRQELRSITLIVDMLPKLLAIADQPMTLREQYLFFVSIKDCFPITAIVAQANGLAFSQLEPLLQRYFDPTDQVAHPQPLVTGKDLIEQLNLKPSPQIGALLIEIQVAHIEGKIHTPDEAIQWGRSHLSQ